In Candidatus Zixiibacteriota bacterium, a genomic segment contains:
- a CDS encoding epoxyqueuosine reductase, producing MNLAQVKNNLRDLVMELGASAFGICEFGDLVENFHPEIRDKAKKLPFAISIGVSLRKAVMDTLVDRPNDIYKSHYRTANAVMDNITFHLAKRIAEMDRSAIPIPASMIVTRYPLLAHVNHREIAWKAGLGWRGKNNLLINPRYGGRIRLTTILTDLELEPDEIIENDCGDCKACIKKCPAGAIGDSVDNFSLEKCQEQVVYFSKQNNFGQLICGLCLNFCPHAQKSE from the coding sequence ATGAATTTGGCTCAGGTTAAGAACAATTTGAGAGATCTGGTTATGGAACTCGGCGCGTCTGCGTTCGGGATCTGCGAATTCGGCGACCTGGTTGAGAATTTTCACCCTGAAATCAGAGACAAAGCCAAAAAACTGCCTTTTGCGATTTCAATCGGTGTTTCTCTGCGTAAGGCAGTCATGGATACGCTCGTTGATCGCCCCAACGATATCTACAAATCGCATTACCGCACAGCCAACGCTGTTATGGATAATATCACGTTTCATTTAGCCAAACGTATCGCCGAAATGGACCGGAGCGCGATTCCGATTCCGGCTTCGATGATTGTCACCCGCTATCCCCTTCTGGCTCATGTCAATCACCGGGAAATTGCATGGAAAGCCGGGCTCGGTTGGCGGGGGAAAAATAACCTTCTTATAAATCCCCGATACGGTGGACGGATTCGGCTAACGACGATTCTGACCGATTTGGAGCTTGAACCGGATGAGATTATCGAAAATGACTGCGGCGATTGCAAAGCCTGCATAAAGAAATGTCCAGCCGGGGCAATTGGTGATTCGGTGGATAACTTTTCTCTGGAAAAGTGTCAGGAGCAAGTCGTTTATTTCTCGAAGCAAAATAATTTCGGACAGCTTATTTGCGGCCTATGTCTTAACTTTTGTCCCCATGCACAAAAGAGTGAATAA
- a CDS encoding S41 family peptidase, producing the protein MIKSRLAIFLGLLIVTMLGVYSYADEDRLLRFPDVSKDKIAIAYAGDIYTVDRDGGPAMRLTADEGLELFPKFSPDGSKIAFTGQYDGDFSVYYMPLEGGLPTKLTFHPGVARTSERMGPENIVMGWHPDGQSILFRSRKAELDVWQGRAYLVKTSGGLPEPLPMAWAGFTSFSPDAKKVVYCPKFRDFRTWKRYKGGMAQDVWIFDLESLEAQKITDWVGTDNMPMWFGDKIYYNSDRNGRLNLYCYDIATGETRAVTNFSDFDVRWPSLGPDAIAFENGGYIYLLELPSETVKKISIDMISDYNSIRPEFISVGNSINDFNLSPDAKRAVFSARGDVFTVPAKEGNTRNLTNSSGAHDKAPIWSPDGKWIAYLSDETGEDELYLISQDGKEKVRLTNDGHCFRYMGTWSPDSKMLTFEDKNNKLYYVDIESKKITLIDHDKNGIGGHDWSPDSRYIVYDKNLENNIRAIFVYAIDDGSARQITPGYTEDYNPVFDPDGKYIYFLSQRSFNPLLGSYEFQYVNTAITNLYLILLHADDKSPFLPESDEVAVAKDEDEDEDEDENEDEEKDKKEDKKGKKDNNGKSDEDSKEIRIDFEGIYDRQIAFDLPAGNYSGLAAASEAVFYVSNPLRGLRGSITDGERTLYKYDIAEKENHSFAKNIGGYVLDAQGKNMLLIRGGAYHIVDISGSKASFEDNQLNTSQMNMKLDRRDEYAQMFHESWRRDRDFFYDTNMHGVDWELMRERYGALIPYVAHRFDLTYLIGEMRGELCCSHTYTGGGDYYQPPSSRVALLGCDFEIDEKNDRIKMVNILEGENWSGQLRSPLTETHVDINEGDYLLAIDGEEIRADTNPYKLTQNKANQKITLTVNDRPSLDDAREVVIDPLASEGDLRYYNWVESNRAYVDSVSGGKIGYIHLPDMGSYGLVRFNQMFYHQLRKEGLIIDVRWNGGGFVSQLVLDRLKEKLSGVNTSRNGNPSPRPGTAVTAHMITLCNQFSCSDGDNFPYFFKYYKLGTVMGMRTWGGVVGITGLRRLPDGGYIYVPQFAKYSMNSEWVMENEGVIPDIEVDNTPERLAKGYDDQLSEAIEMLLKKIKEEPVALPPHPGIPEER; encoded by the coding sequence ATGATTAAGTCACGCCTGGCAATTTTCCTGGGGCTATTGATTGTGACAATGTTGGGGGTTTATTCTTATGCGGATGAAGATCGACTTTTGCGTTTCCCTGATGTAAGTAAGGATAAGATCGCTATCGCTTATGCCGGTGATATTTATACTGTTGATCGAGACGGCGGCCCGGCAATGCGCTTGACTGCGGATGAAGGATTGGAATTATTTCCTAAATTTTCGCCCGACGGCAGCAAAATCGCTTTTACAGGGCAATATGACGGCGATTTCTCCGTTTATTACATGCCTCTTGAGGGAGGCCTGCCAACGAAGCTAACTTTCCATCCGGGGGTGGCGCGAACTTCCGAGCGCATGGGACCAGAAAACATAGTAATGGGTTGGCACCCGGACGGCCAATCGATATTGTTCCGTTCCCGAAAAGCCGAGCTCGACGTCTGGCAGGGCCGAGCGTACCTGGTTAAAACCTCGGGCGGATTGCCTGAACCGTTACCGATGGCATGGGCCGGATTTACTAGTTTTTCTCCTGATGCCAAAAAAGTCGTTTATTGTCCCAAGTTCCGTGATTTTCGAACATGGAAAAGGTATAAAGGCGGAATGGCTCAGGATGTCTGGATTTTTGATCTGGAAAGCCTTGAGGCTCAAAAGATAACCGATTGGGTCGGTACCGACAATATGCCGATGTGGTTCGGAGATAAAATCTATTATAATTCCGATAGGAATGGACGGCTGAACCTCTATTGTTATGATATTGCCACCGGTGAAACCCGAGCCGTAACGAATTTTTCCGATTTTGACGTTCGCTGGCCAAGCCTGGGACCGGATGCCATCGCCTTTGAAAACGGCGGATATATATACTTACTGGAATTACCAAGTGAAACCGTTAAAAAAATCTCAATCGATATGATATCCGATTATAACTCTATCCGACCGGAATTTATTTCGGTGGGTAACAGTATTAATGACTTCAATCTTTCCCCGGATGCAAAACGCGCTGTTTTTTCGGCCAGGGGCGATGTTTTTACGGTTCCGGCTAAAGAAGGGAATACTCGGAATTTGACTAATAGTTCCGGGGCGCATGATAAAGCGCCGATTTGGTCGCCCGACGGGAAGTGGATCGCTTATTTATCGGATGAGACCGGGGAAGATGAACTTTATTTGATATCCCAGGATGGGAAGGAAAAGGTTCGCTTAACAAACGATGGTCATTGTTTCCGTTACATGGGAACCTGGTCGCCGGACAGCAAAATGCTGACTTTTGAAGATAAAAATAATAAGCTGTATTATGTCGATATCGAAAGTAAAAAAATCACGCTTATAGACCATGATAAAAATGGAATTGGCGGCCACGACTGGTCACCCGATAGCCGTTACATAGTCTATGACAAGAATCTTGAGAATAATATTCGGGCCATTTTTGTGTATGCCATTGATGATGGGAGCGCCCGGCAGATCACGCCCGGTTATACTGAAGACTACAACCCCGTATTTGATCCCGACGGAAAATATATCTATTTCCTTTCACAGCGATCTTTCAATCCTCTCCTGGGAAGTTACGAATTTCAATACGTAAATACAGCGATAACCAATTTATATTTAATTCTTCTCCATGCAGATGACAAATCTCCGTTCTTGCCTGAAAGCGACGAAGTCGCTGTTGCAAAAGATGAGGATGAGGATGAGGATGAAGATGAAAATGAAGATGAAGAAAAGGATAAGAAAGAAGATAAGAAAGGCAAAAAAGATAATAACGGTAAATCGGATGAGGATTCCAAGGAAATCAGGATTGATTTCGAGGGAATATATGATCGCCAGATTGCGTTCGATTTACCGGCCGGGAATTATTCCGGTTTGGCGGCTGCTTCGGAAGCAGTATTTTATGTATCCAATCCTCTGAGAGGCTTGCGGGGAAGTATCACCGACGGCGAGCGCACCTTGTATAAATATGATATTGCCGAAAAGGAAAACCACAGCTTCGCAAAAAATATCGGCGGGTATGTTCTCGACGCCCAGGGCAAAAACATGCTTCTCATTCGCGGCGGCGCTTATCATATCGTGGATATTTCAGGCAGTAAAGCGAGCTTTGAGGACAATCAGTTAAATACTTCACAGATGAATATGAAGCTGGATCGCAGGGACGAATACGCTCAAATGTTTCATGAGTCCTGGCGGCGCGACCGCGATTTCTTTTATGATACCAATATGCATGGTGTGGATTGGGAACTCATGCGGGAAAGATATGGGGCCTTAATTCCGTATGTCGCTCACCGCTTCGATTTGACTTATCTCATTGGGGAAATGCGAGGCGAGTTATGTTGCTCACACACATATACCGGGGGAGGAGATTATTATCAACCGCCTTCGAGCCGAGTTGCGCTGCTTGGTTGTGATTTTGAGATAGATGAAAAGAATGACCGCATTAAAATGGTTAATATTCTTGAAGGTGAAAACTGGAGCGGACAATTGAGGTCTCCGTTGACGGAAACGCATGTTGATATAAATGAGGGAGATTATCTTTTGGCCATCGACGGCGAGGAGATTAGGGCGGATACGAATCCTTATAAATTGACCCAAAATAAGGCGAATCAAAAGATTACTTTGACGGTAAATGATCGGCCGAGTTTGGATGACGCTCGCGAAGTCGTAATTGACCCGCTGGCATCGGAAGGTGACTTACGGTATTATAATTGGGTCGAATCCAACAGGGCTTATGTCGATTCAGTTTCCGGTGGCAAAATCGGATATATTCATTTGCCTGATATGGGCAGTTATGGTTTGGTGCGATTCAATCAGATGTTTTATCATCAGTTGCGCAAAGAAGGACTTATCATAGATGTACGCTGGAATGGAGGCGGTTTCGTTTCACAATTGGTTCTCGATCGCTTAAAGGAAAAACTCTCTGGCGTTAATACATCCCGTAACGGAAATCCCAGCCCCCGTCCGGGAACCGCGGTTACGGCACATATGATAACTCTGTGCAATCAATTCTCTTGCTCCGACGGTGATAACTTCCCGTACTTTTTCAAGTATTATAAGCTGGGAACCGTCATGGGTATGAGGACCTGGGGAGGAGTCGTCGGTATAACCGGTTTACGCCGATTACCTGACGGAGGGTATATATATGTTCCGCAATTCGCCAAATATTCAATGAACAGCGAATGGGTCATGGAAAATGAAGGCGTTATTCCGGATATTGAGGTAGATAATACACCCGAGCGATTGGCAAAAGGATACGATGATCAATTATCGGAAGCAATAGAAATGCTTTTGAAAAAGATTAAGGAGGAACCGGTAGCGCTGCCGCCTCACCCGGGAATCCCCGAAGAAAGATAA
- a CDS encoding DUF4416 family protein: MTKKTNIEPVKLFAGFIYSDIETLKQVLEILENKFGPVEFESEHFDFSHTVYYKKEMGADLKRLFVSFEKPVMPDNLKDIKNETNSIERKFVNADGGRLVNIDPGLIGLANVILASTKEYSHRIYLGNGIFGEITLLYEDNSYRPLKWTYPDYRTADTIDFLQRVRESLKDFIIKFRQ; encoded by the coding sequence ATGACGAAAAAAACTAATATCGAACCGGTGAAGCTGTTCGCGGGATTCATCTACAGCGATATCGAAACTTTGAAACAGGTTTTGGAAATACTCGAAAATAAATTTGGGCCGGTGGAGTTTGAATCGGAGCATTTCGATTTTTCGCATACAGTGTATTATAAAAAAGAAATGGGCGCGGATTTGAAACGCCTGTTTGTATCGTTTGAAAAACCGGTCATGCCCGACAATCTCAAGGATATTAAAAACGAGACTAATTCCATTGAACGCAAATTCGTCAATGCCGACGGCGGGCGTTTGGTCAATATCGACCCGGGATTGATTGGTTTGGCTAATGTAATCCTTGCCTCAACCAAGGAATATTCACACAGAATTTATTTGGGCAACGGAATTTTTGGCGAAATAACGCTTCTATATGAAGATAACTCTTATCGTCCCTTAAAATGGACTTATCCGGATTACCGTACCGCCGATACAATCGATTTTTTGCAGCGCGTTCGGGAATCATTGAAGGATTTTATAATTAAATTCAGGCAATAA
- a CDS encoding von Willebrand factor type A domain-containing protein, translated as MRIKSCIPHLILTLLLTVTVFFAAAGDAGKIKGTVIDAKTGDPLAGVSVQIKGTTMGAKTDLDGKFLILSVPPGTYTLVFSSAGFETVEMTDVQVTAGKVTERDIKMKPGKSEIGKVVTVTGKRKGIDFNQTGTISVKPSGSIHEIRIPSADYQPSSDAISASRSKVHYNGGPQGYCREVQIPPVHGGSSIVNDEPFDAMFFKNYGVNPFVDTEDDHLSTFATDVDDASFIMARSYLNRGELPPVDAIRVEEFINHFDYRYPAPFEKTFAVNIEGAPSEFGQNCTLLRIGIKGLEIPDEMRKPANLVFVIDISGSMKRENRLRLVKRSLLMLLDELRRDDKVGIVVYGNHGREILQPTSIRYRQEIERAIKCLQPGGATNAEEGIVLGYQMARRNFEKGKINRVILCSDGVANVGRSGPDAILEQIKEYADFGITLSAIGFGMGNYNDILMEKLGNKGNGHYAYVDNLKEAHRVFVENLTGNLQVIARDVKIQVDFNPDVVRSYRLLGYENRDVADNKFRDDKEDGGEIGAGHTVTALYEIKFHKYKNHGPIGKVYIRYKDPVGFEVTEFSKRINRKMIRRHFAAASPEFQLAAVSAELAEILRKSYWAKESRLEDVYRIARRIKRNSEIFGIVELLRMILATQRLEDELAER; from the coding sequence ATGCGTATCAAATCATGCATACCACATCTGATCCTCACCCTTCTCCTCACCGTCACAGTGTTTTTCGCCGCCGCCGGAGATGCCGGAAAGATCAAAGGAACCGTTATTGACGCCAAAACCGGCGATCCCCTCGCCGGAGTATCGGTTCAAATCAAAGGCACAACGATGGGAGCCAAAACCGATTTGGACGGAAAATTCCTTATTCTCTCGGTTCCGCCGGGAACCTACACTCTTGTTTTTTCATCCGCCGGATTCGAGACGGTTGAGATGACAGATGTTCAAGTAACAGCGGGAAAAGTTACCGAGCGGGATATTAAGATGAAGCCGGGTAAATCAGAGATTGGAAAAGTCGTCACCGTAACGGGCAAGCGTAAAGGGATTGATTTTAATCAGACCGGAACAATTTCTGTAAAGCCCTCTGGGTCCATCCATGAAATTAGAATTCCGTCAGCCGATTATCAACCATCCAGTGATGCAATTAGCGCTTCACGCAGCAAGGTACATTATAATGGCGGGCCTCAGGGTTATTGTCGGGAAGTACAAATTCCGCCGGTTCATGGAGGATCTTCGATTGTCAATGATGAGCCTTTCGATGCCATGTTCTTCAAAAATTACGGCGTCAATCCGTTTGTCGATACCGAAGACGATCATCTTTCGACTTTTGCCACCGACGTCGATGATGCATCGTTTATTATGGCTCGGTCATATTTGAATCGGGGTGAGCTGCCCCCGGTCGATGCCATCCGAGTCGAGGAATTTATCAATCATTTTGATTATCGCTATCCGGCTCCGTTTGAAAAGACTTTCGCCGTCAATATCGAAGGGGCCCCCTCCGAATTCGGTCAAAACTGTACTCTCTTACGGATCGGCATTAAGGGTTTGGAAATCCCGGATGAAATGAGGAAACCGGCCAATCTCGTTTTTGTCATCGATATTTCCGGGTCAATGAAACGAGAAAATCGCCTCCGATTGGTAAAAAGGTCGCTTCTCATGCTTCTCGATGAACTCCGCCGCGACGATAAAGTCGGTATTGTCGTTTACGGTAATCACGGGCGTGAAATTCTTCAGCCGACGTCAATCCGGTATCGCCAGGAGATTGAAAGGGCAATTAAGTGCCTCCAACCCGGTGGTGCGACCAACGCCGAAGAAGGTATAGTCCTCGGATATCAAATGGCCCGGCGGAATTTTGAAAAGGGTAAAATTAACCGGGTTATCCTTTGCAGTGACGGGGTGGCCAATGTCGGCAGGAGCGGCCCTGATGCCATCCTGGAACAAATTAAAGAATATGCTGATTTTGGGATTACGCTTTCGGCAATCGGTTTTGGGATGGGCAATTACAATGATATCCTGATGGAGAAACTGGGGAATAAAGGCAATGGCCACTATGCCTATGTGGATAACCTCAAGGAGGCTCATCGTGTTTTTGTCGAGAATTTAACCGGTAATCTGCAAGTTATTGCCCGTGACGTCAAGATTCAGGTCGATTTCAATCCTGATGTTGTCCGCAGTTATCGTTTGCTGGGATATGAAAACAGGGATGTCGCTGACAATAAATTCCGTGACGACAAAGAAGACGGCGGTGAAATTGGGGCTGGCCATACCGTTACGGCTCTGTATGAAATTAAATTCCATAAGTACAAAAACCATGGCCCAATCGGTAAAGTTTATATCAGGTATAAAGATCCGGTCGGTTTCGAAGTTACTGAGTTCAGCAAACGGATAAATCGAAAGATGATTCGCAGGCATTTTGCAGCGGCCTCTCCGGAATTTCAATTGGCCGCGGTTTCGGCCGAATTGGCGGAAATTCTTCGTAAGTCCTACTGGGCCAAGGAGTCACGTCTGGAAGACGTTTATAGAATCGCTCGCAGGATAAAAAGAAATTCTGAAATTTTTGGAATTGTTGAGCTTTTAAGAATGATTTTGGCGACTCAAAGGCTTGAAGATGAGTTAGCCGAAAGATAA
- a CDS encoding multiheme c-type cytochrome, with product MRLKGIIAIIILILVGGTFVLVGADEAKKHEYVGVKKCKVCHKKDGIFESWSATTHATVYDKLTDADKAKDEYKKYYTTGVDVKGVLLEEVQCEACHGAGSDYKKKAIMEDREKAVANGLVIPDEKTCKKCHNEKAPGKLGETGKTFDFVKMKAKGVHAMREKKK from the coding sequence ATGCGTTTAAAAGGTATCATTGCTATCATCATCTTGATTCTTGTCGGCGGAACGTTTGTACTGGTGGGCGCCGATGAAGCCAAAAAGCATGAGTACGTTGGTGTAAAAAAATGCAAAGTTTGTCATAAAAAGGACGGCATCTTTGAATCATGGTCTGCAACTACCCACGCGACAGTATACGACAAGCTTACCGATGCTGATAAGGCCAAAGATGAATACAAAAAATATTATACAACTGGTGTTGACGTCAAGGGAGTTCTACTGGAAGAAGTTCAATGTGAAGCCTGTCATGGCGCCGGATCTGATTATAAGAAGAAAGCAATTATGGAAGATCGCGAAAAGGCGGTCGCCAACGGCCTGGTAATCCCCGATGAGAAAACCTGTAAAAAATGTCACAACGAAAAAGCCCCGGGTAAGCTTGGCGAAACCGGCAAAACATTTGATTTTGTCAAGATGAAAGCCAAGGGCGTTCACGCTATGCGCGAAAAGAAGAAATAA
- a CDS encoding S41 family peptidase: MKQSASIFGTLLIFLISFTILTVAEDIKYARYPALSPDGSTIAFSYFGDIWTVPSGGGEATRLTIHDAVDARPFYSPDGKYILFTSWRFNNADAFIIPAEGGQARQITFHTSYDYGSGWTPEGDSVIINSGREGRYDIYKVDLTGGTPIKLTGYHYASEYNGRITPDGKYLIFNVGSTRWWRRDLKASIPANIYIQDRTKEKFTSRRLTNEPRHNFWPAYNAERSEVYYVSCPGNWAQVWKIPFGGGEAEALTNFKGDGVQWLNSNPQGTKLVFEQGFDIWLFDPADGKPKRIPISIRSDERFNLVETKLFKSDIDWYSISPDEKKIATIIHGEIFILPAKDPEDGFRITNTPAREITPVWGSDSKTLYYSSDRNGNYDLYSVDVTTKEEKQLTSSDENDVKPLVSPDGKYLAFYRGLNKLMRYDIESGSETTWIEGNFYDLSLEPDFEYDWSPDSKWLTFTMTGPTYEMHIYAITLDGEPQLLSKSSGWSFAPRFSKDGKIVYFSNYFEGDVNTYKIDLQHEPLEFYESSFDSLFIEEPEDKKKENGKDKKDKKDKDDKDKSAEETIIDFTRIEKRRSLAFNLSGSSRSPVLAPDGEKYVFVASLLGEPELWSVNTEDKINLKQLTHSKSRKSLLRVSEDSKSVFYLEDDKIKKIGIDGNKKSTVSFSAVMDIDLQELNRQKFRESWQMLNSFFYDKEFHGTDWDDVRKKYEPLVDHVRSDREFRDVVLEMMGELRASHLNIYSRDPGTNRHIVTTETGILLDYEELDENGEFRIGRIVPESPAAIAGIKAGQYIVKIDDHKLKSGDNFFTYLSGKRGKRLTLTIGNKAGKEDTSIVIKPISRGALTGLKYNEIIEDRRRLVDSLSDKRLAYIHISAMSSTWLRRFKQELIAYAEEKDGLIIDVRDNGGGNIAVHLLGMLARKPFFIRSFRDFPTTSETKYRSKAFEKPMNVLINGGSASNSEIFAEGFRELGLGKVIGEPTAGAVIGTGSYYLIDGTRIRRPSTGAYTVDMEDTDLAPRQPDILVERLPDDFMNGRDPQLVRAVKELLKEL; this comes from the coding sequence TTGAAACAATCAGCCAGTATTTTTGGAACCCTTCTTATTTTTTTAATTTCATTTACAATCTTAACGGTTGCCGAAGATATCAAATACGCGAGATATCCTGCCTTATCTCCCGACGGATCGACCATAGCTTTTTCATATTTTGGAGATATCTGGACGGTACCGTCCGGAGGAGGGGAAGCTACCCGCCTGACAATACATGACGCGGTTGATGCTCGGCCGTTTTATTCACCTGACGGAAAATATATCTTATTTACCTCATGGAGATTTAACAATGCCGATGCTTTTATTATCCCCGCCGAAGGGGGCCAGGCCCGGCAAATCACCTTTCATACATCCTACGATTACGGCAGCGGATGGACCCCGGAAGGCGACTCGGTAATAATCAATTCGGGCCGGGAAGGAAGATACGATATATACAAGGTTGACTTAACCGGCGGTACACCCATCAAGTTGACCGGTTATCATTATGCGTCAGAATACAACGGACGAATTACTCCCGATGGCAAGTATCTCATCTTTAACGTCGGCTCTACCCGATGGTGGCGGCGAGACTTAAAAGCCAGCATTCCCGCCAATATTTATATCCAGGATCGCACCAAAGAAAAATTTACATCAAGGCGTCTAACCAATGAGCCACGCCATAATTTCTGGCCCGCTTATAATGCCGAACGAAGTGAAGTTTATTATGTTTCATGCCCGGGTAATTGGGCGCAAGTCTGGAAAATTCCTTTCGGCGGAGGCGAAGCGGAGGCACTAACTAACTTTAAAGGTGACGGCGTTCAATGGTTAAACTCCAATCCGCAGGGCACCAAGCTTGTATTTGAACAGGGGTTTGATATATGGCTGTTTGATCCAGCCGACGGCAAACCAAAACGTATTCCAATATCTATTCGTTCCGATGAGCGATTTAATCTGGTCGAAACAAAATTATTCAAAAGTGATATCGATTGGTATTCGATTTCCCCGGATGAGAAAAAGATCGCCACCATAATTCACGGTGAAATTTTTATACTTCCGGCCAAGGACCCTGAGGACGGATTTAGAATCACTAATACGCCGGCCCGGGAAATTACGCCGGTATGGGGAAGCGATTCTAAAACTCTATATTATTCATCCGATCGCAACGGCAACTATGATTTATATAGCGTTGATGTCACTACAAAAGAAGAAAAACAATTAACCTCATCCGATGAAAACGATGTCAAGCCGCTGGTGTCCCCCGATGGCAAATATCTCGCCTTTTATCGCGGATTGAACAAATTAATGCGGTACGATATTGAATCCGGAAGCGAAACGACCTGGATTGAAGGCAATTTTTATGATTTGAGCCTTGAACCGGATTTTGAGTATGATTGGTCGCCCGATTCGAAATGGCTCACTTTTACGATGACTGGCCCCACCTATGAAATGCATATTTACGCCATTACGCTTGATGGTGAGCCTCAGCTTTTGTCCAAATCCTCCGGATGGAGCTTTGCTCCTCGCTTCTCAAAAGATGGTAAAATTGTGTACTTTTCAAACTATTTTGAAGGCGATGTCAATACATATAAAATTGATTTGCAGCATGAACCTCTCGAGTTCTACGAATCATCCTTCGATTCTCTGTTTATCGAAGAGCCTGAAGACAAAAAGAAAGAAAACGGCAAAGATAAAAAGGATAAAAAAGACAAGGATGATAAGGACAAGTCAGCCGAAGAAACTATAATCGATTTTACTCGCATTGAAAAGAGAAGGTCTTTGGCCTTTAACTTATCCGGTTCCAGTAGATCACCCGTTTTAGCCCCCGACGGCGAAAAATACGTGTTTGTCGCGTCTCTATTAGGGGAACCCGAACTATGGTCGGTCAATACTGAAGATAAAATAAATCTGAAACAGCTGACTCATTCAAAATCGCGAAAGTCTCTTCTTCGCGTATCAGAAGATTCAAAATCCGTTTTTTACCTTGAGGATGATAAGATTAAGAAAATCGGAATAGATGGTAACAAGAAGAGTACCGTCAGCTTCTCGGCAGTCATGGATATTGATCTTCAGGAGCTCAATCGGCAAAAATTCCGCGAATCCTGGCAAATGCTGAATTCATTTTTTTATGATAAGGAATTCCACGGTACCGACTGGGATGACGTTCGTAAAAAATATGAACCTTTGGTGGATCATGTTCGCTCCGACCGGGAATTCAGAGATGTGGTTCTTGAGATGATGGGTGAACTACGGGCCTCTCATTTAAATATTTACTCTCGCGACCCCGGAACGAATCGTCATATCGTAACCACTGAAACAGGTATTTTGCTCGATTATGAGGAGTTGGATGAAAACGGCGAATTTCGAATTGGACGCATTGTTCCCGAATCCCCGGCGGCAATCGCGGGAATTAAAGCCGGACAATATATCGTCAAAATTGATGATCATAAATTAAAATCAGGCGATAATTTCTTTACATATCTATCCGGTAAACGGGGTAAGCGTCTGACGTTAACAATCGGCAATAAAGCCGGAAAAGAAGATACCAGTATCGTCATTAAGCCGATTTCGAGAGGCGCATTAACTGGGCTAAAATATAATGAAATTATAGAAGACCGGCGACGCTTGGTAGATTCGCTTTCCGACAAACGATTGGCATATATCCATATTTCGGCGATGTCGAGCACCTGGCTCCGGCGTTTCAAGCAGGAGTTAATCGCTTATGCCGAAGAAAAAGATGGGTTGATTATCGATGTGCGTGACAATGGCGGCGGTAATATCGCGGTTCATCTTTTGGGGATGCTGGCCAGAAAACCATTTTTCATCAGGAGCTTCCGCGATTTCCCGACAACTTCTGAAACCAAATATCGCTCTAAAGCGTTCGAAAAACCAATGAACGTTCTTATAAATGGCGGGTCGGCGTCCAATTCTGAGATTTTTGCCGAAGGTTTCAGAGAATTGGGATTGGGTAAAGTTATCGGGGAACCGACCGCCGGAGCAGTTATCGGAACGGGCAGTTATTACTTGATTGATGGTACTCGCATTCGCCGCCCATCAACCGGAGCCTATACAGTAGATATGGAAGATACCGACTTAGCTCCCCGGCAGCCGGATATTCTGGTGGAACGCCTTCCGGATGATTTTATGAACGGCAGAGACCCACAATTAGTCCGGGCCGTAAAGGAACTTCTTAAAGAACTGTGA
- the ricT gene encoding regulatory iron-sulfur-containing complex subunit RicT — MPDLYIVAFKGYRRGYYFNTYYHSLEKGNKVIVEAERGEDLGTISEKVPNEDYIGPEEKPLSILRPASAGDFKNQEENARDEKSAIVRCEKLVAKHNLQMKLIDTEYQHDRNKLTFYFTADERVDFRALVRDLAAIYKTRIELRQIGVRDAARRLGGFGVCGLVQCCCTFLHKFDPISTQFAREQNLSLNPAKISGNCGRLLCCLTYETEHYKEIISKFPQQGDEYTTDKGTGIVEAINIFEKYMLVKHENGEMEKITLNDIRIKERHKKSFFNNWRD; from the coding sequence ATGCCTGATTTATATATAGTTGCATTCAAAGGATATCGGCGGGGTTACTATTTCAATACTTACTATCACAGTCTTGAAAAAGGCAATAAAGTAATCGTCGAGGCCGAAAGGGGAGAGGACTTAGGAACAATATCCGAAAAAGTGCCTAATGAAGACTATATTGGTCCCGAAGAGAAACCATTATCTATCCTCAGGCCAGCTTCGGCTGGAGATTTTAAAAATCAGGAGGAAAATGCTCGGGATGAAAAAAGCGCCATTGTGCGTTGTGAAAAACTGGTAGCCAAGCATAATCTCCAGATGAAATTAATTGATACGGAATATCAGCATGATAGAAATAAGCTGACATTTTACTTCACTGCCGACGAGCGTGTTGATTTTCGTGCTCTGGTACGGGATCTTGCCGCTATCTATAAAACCCGCATAGAATTACGCCAAATCGGAGTACGCGACGCGGCACGCAGACTGGGCGGATTCGGAGTTTGCGGGTTAGTGCAGTGTTGTTGTACGTTCTTACATAAATTCGATCCGATATCAACCCAATTTGCCCGCGAGCAGAATTTATCCCTCAATCCCGCGAAGATTTCGGGAAATTGCGGGAGACTTTTATGTTGTTTGACCTATGAAACGGAACATTATAAGGAGATTATCAGTAAGTTTCCGCAGCAGGGCGATGAATATACTACCGATAAAGGCACTGGAATTGTCGAGGCAATAAATATTTTTGAAAAATATATGCTGGTCAAACATGAAAACGGTGAAATGGAAAAAATCACACTTAACGATATCCGTATAAAAGAACGCCATAAAAAATCATTTTTCAATAACTGGCGCGATTAA